In one window of Aquimarina spinulae DNA:
- a CDS encoding ATP-dependent nuclease: MAKIHTLKINNFRGIDSFEQVFGLNDFVCIIGRGDSGKSTILEAISYVLNPNWNLTIKDTDFHNCNVSTPIEIEVSLYDLPKKLIQESKFGLYIRGLDKTDDTIKDEIEDDLEVVLTLKLIVEKSLEPKWFIINNRQDPIEISSSERSSLNMFQISDYIDNHFSWDKRSPLKALFKLDDKESSIADVLIESMRNVKNELDKKDFKEFENVLKKIITSSKTFGIDVSKVSTNLDLKNISLSEGRFSLYDENVPFRLKGKGSKRLISIAIQAELAKSGGIVLIDEIEQGLEPDRAQHLAKTLKSENTGQIFITTHSRDVIVELDVNNLYKIIKNEKSLRKLKESMQGTVRKNPEAFFSDKVVVCEGATEVGFCRALNNKRLFDGKDNISLKGVRLVDGTGSAFINYCKDFVECGYKVCAFCDSDDPNINDKKQGLKDIGVTIIDCEDENAIENQMFKELPWNAIQEMVLYAIELKTLNSIKDSVDAKFIEIYKGDLNQWIKTEDAKMRIVLGKVALKKEWFKRMDHGEKIGSILFNHIDKIGETHIGKQVTKLSNWIDNV, encoded by the coding sequence ATGGCAAAAATACATACCCTTAAAATCAATAATTTTAGAGGAATAGATTCATTTGAACAAGTATTTGGATTAAATGATTTCGTTTGTATTATTGGTCGAGGTGATTCCGGAAAAAGTACAATTTTAGAAGCTATTTCCTATGTGTTAAATCCAAATTGGAATTTAACCATAAAGGATACTGATTTTCATAATTGTAATGTTTCGACACCTATAGAAATTGAAGTATCCTTATATGACTTACCAAAAAAATTAATCCAAGAAAGTAAATTTGGACTATACATACGGGGGTTAGATAAAACTGATGACACAATTAAGGATGAAATTGAAGATGATTTAGAGGTAGTATTAACCTTAAAATTAATAGTTGAAAAAAGTTTAGAACCCAAATGGTTTATAATAAATAATAGACAAGATCCAATAGAAATTTCTTCATCAGAAAGAAGTAGTTTAAATATGTTTCAAATTTCTGATTATATAGATAATCATTTTTCTTGGGATAAAAGGAGTCCATTAAAAGCTCTGTTTAAATTAGACGATAAAGAAAGTAGTATTGCTGATGTCTTAATCGAATCAATGAGAAATGTTAAGAATGAATTAGATAAAAAAGATTTTAAAGAATTCGAAAACGTTTTAAAAAAAATTATTACTAGTTCTAAAACTTTTGGAATTGATGTTTCTAAAGTTTCTACAAATTTAGACTTAAAGAATATTTCACTTTCTGAAGGTAGATTTTCCTTATATGATGAAAACGTTCCCTTTAGACTGAAAGGAAAAGGTTCAAAAAGGTTAATCTCTATTGCGATTCAAGCGGAACTAGCTAAATCTGGAGGGATTGTATTAATCGATGAAATTGAGCAAGGTCTAGAACCAGATAGAGCACAACATCTTGCTAAAACATTAAAATCAGAAAATACTGGTCAAATATTTATTACCACGCATTCAAGAGATGTTATAGTTGAACTAGATGTAAATAATTTATATAAAATAATTAAAAACGAAAAAAGCTTAAGGAAACTTAAAGAGTCCATGCAAGGTACAGTTAGAAAAAACCCTGAAGCTTTTTTCTCTGATAAGGTTGTCGTGTGTGAAGGAGCCACTGAAGTTGGTTTTTGTAGAGCTTTAAATAATAAAAGACTCTTTGATGGAAAAGATAATATTTCGCTTAAAGGAGTTCGATTAGTTGATGGAACAGGTTCCGCATTTATTAATTATTGCAAAGATTTTGTAGAATGTGGTTATAAAGTTTGTGCATTCTGCGATTCTGATGACCCAAATATTAATGATAAGAAACAAGGGTTGAAAGATATAGGAGTTACCATTATTGATTGTGAAGATGAAAATGCTATAGAAAACCAAATGTTTAAGGAGTTGCCATGGAATGCAATTCAAGAAATGGTACTTTATGCAATTGAATTAAAAACGCTAAATAGTATCAAAGATAGTGTTGATGCAAAATTTATTGAGATTTATAAGGGTGATCTTAATCAATGGATTAAAACTGAAGATGCAAAAATGCGAATTGTTTTGGGGAAAGTTGCATTAAAAAAGGAATGGTTTAAAAGAATGGATCATGGCGAAAAGATTGGAAGTATTTTATTCAATCATATTGATAAAATAGGCGAAACTCATATTGGAAAACAAGTTACTAAACTCTCAAATTGGATAGATAATGTTTGA
- a CDS encoding helix-turn-helix transcriptional regulator, whose protein sequence is MAERINRIKEVLIIKGMSQKELAAELDRNPNTVTSMCNNKSQPHLKDLKRIAEILDVDIRELLVPTKESKS, encoded by the coding sequence ATGGCAGAAAGAATAAATAGAATAAAAGAAGTACTGATTATTAAAGGGATGAGTCAAAAAGAACTAGCTGCCGAGCTAGATAGAAATCCTAATACAGTTACTTCTATGTGTAATAATAAATCACAACCGCATTTAAAAGATTTAAAGCGTATTGCAGAAATTTTGGATGTAGATATTAGAGAATTATTAGTGCCTACTAAAGAATCTAAGTCATAG
- a CDS encoding reverse transcriptase family protein produces the protein MIYSPETFAISARNQGHSEPFIELCLAYLNKLNNRGYPVLFSIHHLAQEIGIQTSFLNELIGDTYYFYDGEEKIVVRSKVDYFDQGRYRYYKKFKIKKRTGGYREIMAPQGELKYIQKWIYINILLKYQLTDNCTSFRKGRSIYDNAKPHERKKYILKIDLLKFYDTISEERIFGLFKAMGYVENLSFALARICTAKHSRDFWNSISGDSAKILKTLIENKPAILPQGAPTSPTLANIVANRMDKRFVKLGQIRDFEYTRYADDLTFSSNNFNSLPSISFIKEIVKEEGFFVNQKKTKLFKAGGKQYVTGLTVTNGVNVSKKYRKNIFQHLYYAKKFGPRNHLIKWAKDNKKNPDIMAFQDWLYGHICFISSINKIAGKKMLSEFNKIDWTIL, from the coding sequence ATGATTTATTCTCCTGAAACTTTTGCTATATCTGCCAGAAATCAAGGCCATTCGGAACCTTTTATAGAGTTATGTTTAGCTTATCTAAATAAGCTAAATAATAGAGGTTATCCAGTATTGTTTTCTATTCATCATCTAGCACAAGAAATTGGAATACAAACAAGTTTTTTAAATGAATTAATCGGAGACACATACTATTTCTATGATGGTGAAGAAAAGATAGTGGTAAGAAGTAAGGTGGATTATTTTGATCAGGGACGTTATAGGTATTATAAAAAGTTTAAAATCAAAAAAAGAACTGGAGGATATAGAGAAATAATGGCTCCACAAGGGGAATTAAAGTATATCCAAAAATGGATTTATATAAATATTCTTTTAAAATATCAATTAACAGATAACTGTACAAGTTTTAGAAAAGGGCGTTCTATATATGATAATGCAAAACCACATGAAAGAAAAAAGTATATTTTGAAAATAGACCTACTAAAATTCTATGATACTATTTCAGAAGAAAGAATTTTTGGTCTCTTTAAAGCTATGGGATATGTAGAAAATCTTTCTTTCGCATTAGCTAGGATTTGTACTGCTAAGCATAGTCGTGATTTTTGGAATTCAATTTCAGGAGATAGTGCAAAAATATTAAAAACGTTAATTGAAAATAAACCTGCAATACTACCTCAAGGAGCTCCAACAAGCCCAACGTTGGCAAATATTGTAGCAAATAGAATGGATAAACGTTTTGTAAAACTTGGTCAAATAAGAGATTTCGAATACACAAGATATGCAGATGACTTAACATTTTCTTCGAATAATTTTAATAGTTTGCCATCCATTAGTTTTATAAAAGAGATAGTAAAGGAAGAAGGTTTTTTTGTTAACCAAAAGAAGACAAAATTATTTAAAGCAGGAGGAAAACAATATGTAACTGGTTTAACAGTAACAAATGGAGTAAATGTTTCTAAAAAATATAGAAAGAACATTTTTCAACATTTATACTATGCAAAAAAATTTGGACCTAGAAATCATTTGATTAAATGGGCAAAGGACAATAAAAAAAATCCTGATATTATGGCATTTCAAGATTGGTTATATGGACATATTTGCTTTATAAGTTCAATAAACAAAATAGCAGGAAAAAAAATGTTATCTGAGTTTAATAAGATAGATTGGACTATATTATAA
- a CDS encoding tetratricopeptide repeat protein translates to MKEEIKWFEEMTQYLFKEYKSLFLKKVVDYEKGSIKKIALLRNQYLDYDDDDNDYVVVDYSLGIYSKDQMRVLKNKIDESSNSDVLEDIKDLWGPPLLNEAWEKSYDYSTDFEMFQHCTVLANIAQKLLEDTEIKPYVMKGASVFIKSFGDFNEECMVPMYTGIIPETTIRKKVIADFVTTDENKKLLLSLWNKEITEPGKILFKKIGINPLPNYPSKNDISKELFKARHILVDKENDGESKEVRNKAAIASLEPYLEDIKPYTGKKSKKITEAIKEHEAACNYLGLWYKGLKDYDHAEKWWKRCYQILPTEAGALNLCLIYKNNKPNYPEFLKICEHLTSIYNKLSSYSQMYAWEYLATAYVLNEEIEKASSTFKTLIKDNPDEEISYYKSLANKALDKLFEQREKDEKLKNKLLNVFESQKDTKQK, encoded by the coding sequence ATGAAAGAAGAAATAAAATGGTTTGAAGAAATGACCCAATACCTATTCAAAGAATACAAATCCTTATTTTTAAAAAAGGTAGTGGATTATGAAAAAGGGTCTATAAAAAAAATTGCCCTTTTAAGAAACCAGTACCTAGATTATGATGACGATGATAATGATTATGTTGTTGTTGACTACTCATTAGGAATCTATTCTAAGGATCAGATGCGAGTGTTAAAAAATAAAATAGACGAATCGTCTAATAGCGACGTTTTAGAGGATATTAAAGACCTTTGGGGGCCACCATTACTAAATGAAGCGTGGGAAAAAAGTTACGATTATAGCACGGATTTTGAGATGTTTCAGCACTGTACTGTACTGGCTAATATAGCACAAAAGCTATTAGAGGACACGGAAATTAAACCTTATGTTATGAAAGGTGCCTCGGTCTTTATAAAAAGCTTTGGCGATTTTAACGAGGAGTGCATGGTGCCTATGTATACAGGAATTATTCCTGAAACCACAATTCGTAAAAAAGTTATAGCTGATTTTGTTACTACTGATGAAAATAAAAAATTGTTGCTGTCACTTTGGAATAAAGAAATCACAGAACCAGGAAAAATCCTTTTTAAGAAAATAGGTATTAATCCATTACCAAATTACCCAAGTAAAAACGATATTAGTAAAGAGTTGTTTAAAGCACGACATATACTGGTTGACAAGGAAAATGATGGAGAAAGTAAAGAGGTGCGTAATAAAGCAGCTATAGCAAGTCTGGAACCGTATTTAGAAGACATTAAACCGTATACTGGTAAAAAATCAAAAAAAATAACAGAAGCTATTAAAGAACATGAAGCCGCATGTAATTATTTGGGATTATGGTATAAGGGGTTAAAGGACTATGACCATGCAGAAAAATGGTGGAAACGTTGTTATCAAATCCTACCTACAGAGGCAGGTGCTTTAAACCTTTGTTTAATCTATAAAAACAATAAGCCTAATTACCCAGAATTTTTAAAAATCTGTGAGCATTTAACGTCTATTTATAACAAATTGTCTTCATATAGTCAAATGTATGCATGGGAATACTTAGCGACTGCTTATGTGCTGAATGAAGAGATAGAAAAAGCAAGTAGCACCTTTAAAACACTGATAAAAGATAACCCCGATGAGGAGATATCGTATTACAAATCATTAGCAAATAAAGCGTTAGACAAATTGTTTGAACAAAGAGAAAAAGATGAAAAGCTAAAAAACAAATTGTTAAATGTCTTTGAATCACAAAAAGACACAAAACAAAAATAA